From Sphingobium sp. RAC03, a single genomic window includes:
- a CDS encoding TorF family putative porin: MRVAWATAFGLAVHALPAVAQDRGLAATIEAASDERRRGLSWSDGDPVLRSTLSVPVTSGLSLDGAATTLWGSARHGGADAAIDIGPSWSQQIGGWRLTAQGRYHLFPGASDQGYGEVGAQAGFLIGPASVDIAAHYAPRQSAIGGDNLYVSAAAAVAVPGTPFTVSGHVGRSSGSVRDPLAAARLRPDGNYWDHGVALDWYRGQWFAGIRYAGSSIDGPARTHAGDRLIARVGFSL, from the coding sequence ATGCGGGTGGCATGGGCAACAGCGTTCGGGCTCGCCGTCCATGCCCTTCCCGCGGTCGCGCAGGATCGCGGCCTTGCCGCCACGATCGAAGCCGCCAGCGACGAACGCCGCCGGGGCCTCAGCTGGAGCGATGGCGATCCGGTGCTGCGCAGCACCCTGTCCGTCCCCGTCACCTCCGGCCTCAGCCTCGATGGCGCAGCCACCACCCTATGGGGCAGCGCCCGCCATGGCGGCGCCGACGCGGCGATCGACATCGGCCCAAGCTGGTCGCAGCAGATTGGCGGCTGGCGGCTGACCGCCCAGGGCCGCTATCATCTTTTCCCCGGTGCCTCGGATCAGGGCTATGGCGAAGTCGGCGCACAGGCGGGCTTCCTCATCGGCCCGGCCAGCGTCGATATCGCCGCTCATTATGCCCCGCGCCAATCGGCGATCGGCGGCGACAATCTCTATGTCTCCGCCGCCGCCGCCGTCGCCGTCCCCGGCACGCCCTTCACCGTATCGGGCCATGTCGGCCGCTCGTCGGGCAGCGTGCGCGATCCCCTCGCCGCCGCCCGCCTCCGCCCCGATGGCAATTATTGGGACCATGGCGTCGCGCTCGACTGGTATCGCGGCCAATGGTTCGCCGGCATCCGCTATGCCGGCAGCAGCATCGACGGCCCCGCCCGCACCCATGCCGGCGACCGGCTGATCGCCCGCGTCGGCTTTAGCCTCTAA
- a CDS encoding MAPEG family protein, with translation MAVELTILAWSMVLLLVHIFAAAHFKTKQYGPRWNMGARDEKLPPLHPLAGRLTRAQANFQETLPIAMVALIGVVLADRTSDTTALGAWIWLGARLAYLPVYALGIPMIRTLIFLVSLIGLGMVLWPLLGL, from the coding sequence ATGGCTGTCGAACTGACGATACTGGCATGGTCGATGGTCCTGCTGCTCGTCCACATCTTCGCAGCGGCGCATTTCAAGACCAAACAATATGGCCCGCGCTGGAACATGGGCGCGCGCGACGAAAAACTCCCGCCGCTCCATCCCCTCGCCGGACGCCTCACCCGCGCCCAGGCCAATTTTCAGGAAACCCTGCCGATCGCCATGGTCGCGCTGATCGGCGTGGTCCTCGCCGACCGCACCAGCGACACGACCGCGCTCGGCGCCTGGATCTGGCTCGGCGCGCGCCTCGCCTATCTCCCCGTCTACGCGCTCGGCATCCCGATGATCCGCACGCTGATCTTCCTCGTCAGCCTGATCGGTCTCGGCATGGTCCTCTGGCCCCTGCTCGGCCTCTGA
- the trmB gene encoding tRNA (guanine(46)-N(7))-methyltransferase TrmB produces MTAHKPGDPTTLNRLYGRQSGHKLRQAQQELVDTLLPAVSVPDEGPITAADLFGYDRPLHFEIGFGGGEHMAWRADLLPDHGFIGCEPFLNGVVTALGHIRDGALGNVRLHMGDALTVLSRIPDGSLSFVYLLHPDPWPKARHAKRRMMNPGPVAMIARKLKPGGEFRFGTDHPVYLRWALMVMNGHPDFDWLASDPKDFLTRPGGWPETRYEAKARRLGHEVWYFRYRKR; encoded by the coding sequence ATGACAGCGCATAAACCCGGCGATCCGACCACGCTCAACCGCCTCTATGGCCGCCAGTCGGGGCACAAGCTGCGCCAAGCGCAGCAGGAACTGGTCGATACCCTATTGCCCGCCGTGTCCGTGCCGGACGAAGGCCCGATCACCGCCGCTGATCTGTTCGGCTATGACCGCCCACTCCATTTCGAGATCGGCTTCGGCGGCGGCGAGCATATGGCTTGGCGCGCCGATCTGCTGCCCGACCATGGCTTCATCGGCTGCGAGCCGTTCCTGAACGGTGTCGTCACCGCGCTTGGCCATATTCGCGACGGCGCGCTCGGCAATGTCCGCCTCCATATGGGCGATGCCCTGACCGTGCTGAGCCGCATCCCCGACGGATCGCTCAGCTTCGTCTATCTGCTCCATCCCGACCCCTGGCCCAAGGCGCGCCACGCCAAGCGCCGGATGATGAACCCCGGCCCGGTCGCGATGATCGCGCGCAAGCTCAAGCCCGGCGGCGAATTCCGCTTCGGCACCGATCACCCTGTCTATCTGCGCTGGGCGCTGATGGTGATGAACGGCCATCCCGATTTCGACTGGCTGGCCAGCGACCCCAAGGATTTCCTCACCCGCCCCGGCGGCTGGCCCGAAACCCGCTATGAGGCCAAGGCCCGGCGGCTGGGCCATGAAGTCTGGTATTTCCGCTATCGCAAGCGCTGA